A region of Pirellulaceae bacterium DNA encodes the following proteins:
- the larC gene encoding nickel pincer cofactor biosynthesis protein LarC — protein MKIIYLDCASGISGDMMLGALVDAGVDLAAIQAGVDSLGLPSCQLQREEVKRHAFRASHIQVVHEPEHAHRHLHHITEMIDGSSLSDAARELATRIFTRLGEAEAKVHGSTLEKVHFHEVGAVDSIADIVGAAIGLSMIGADRIVCSPIPTGTGFIEIAHGRCSLPAPATAELLRGIPLVELDLPFELTTPTGAAIVASTATSFGGLPEMSIESIGYGAGSRDLKSQANLLRMIVGQPSTLTPRDRIVVLETNLDDVTGETLGYCTQRLMEAGALDVFTTAIQMKKNRPGTQLSVLCAAEQVVELEAIVFRETRTLGIRRWQADRHLLERERYDLQTPFGPIRGKKITFPDGSVCFSPEFDDCQRIAREKQIPLQQVLDVAKQAQMG, from the coding sequence ATGAAGATCATCTACCTCGATTGTGCTAGCGGAATTAGTGGGGATATGATGCTGGGCGCGTTGGTCGATGCGGGAGTCGATCTGGCTGCGATACAAGCGGGAGTGGATTCCTTGGGGTTGCCCAGTTGTCAATTACAGCGCGAGGAAGTCAAACGGCATGCGTTCCGAGCGTCCCACATCCAAGTCGTTCACGAACCGGAACACGCCCATCGGCATCTGCATCACATCACGGAAATGATCGACGGGAGTTCGCTGAGTGATGCTGCACGAGAGTTAGCAACACGAATCTTCACTCGCCTAGGGGAAGCAGAAGCGAAGGTTCATGGCAGCACGCTCGAGAAAGTGCATTTTCACGAAGTCGGAGCGGTTGATTCGATCGCGGATATCGTGGGTGCTGCGATCGGTCTTTCTATGATTGGGGCGGATAGGATCGTTTGTTCACCGATTCCTACGGGAACCGGCTTTATCGAGATTGCTCATGGGCGCTGCAGTTTGCCAGCGCCTGCAACGGCTGAACTACTCCGGGGTATCCCGTTGGTCGAGTTGGATCTGCCGTTCGAATTAACGACTCCAACTGGTGCTGCGATTGTCGCCAGCACGGCGACTTCATTCGGGGGTTTACCCGAGATGTCAATTGAATCGATCGGCTACGGTGCAGGCAGTCGTGACCTGAAGTCTCAAGCGAATCTGTTGCGAATGATTGTTGGGCAGCCATCGACTCTTACCCCTCGCGACCGTATCGTTGTGTTAGAAACCAATTTGGATGATGTCACTGGTGAGACCCTTGGATATTGCACGCAACGGCTGATGGAAGCCGGTGCACTTGATGTGTTTACGACAGCGATTCAGATGAAAAAGAATCGGCCAGGCACGCAGCTTTCCGTGCTCTGTGCTGCCGAGCAGGTTGTCGAATTGGAAGCGATTGTTTTTCGAGAGACCAGGACGCTTGGGATTCGACGTTGGCAGGCTGATCGCCATTTATTGGAGCGTGAACGGTATGACCTGCAGACGCCATTTGGACCGATTCGAGGCAAGAAAATCACCTTCCCAGACGGATCTGTTTGTTTTTCACCCGAATTTGACGACTGCCAGCGAATTGCCCGCGAAAAGCAGATTCCGCTTCAGCAAGTATTGGACGTCGCCAAGCAGGCACAGATGGGGTAA
- a CDS encoding serine/threonine-protein kinase — MEDPNLNRKLGPYRLQRIVGRGGMGTVYAAQEQTTGELAAIKVLSPALAGDESFRERFAAEIESLKKLQHPNIVRLTGFGEQDGHLFYVMELVEGNSLQEELRRGRRFTWREVSRIAIEICAALKHAHDHGIIHRDLKPANLLLTTDDQIKLFDFGIAKLFGSNQLTTGSVMGTADYMAPEQGEGKPVGPRTDLYSLGSVMYALLVGKPPFSGQSIAEVVHKVRFDAPTPVCRLINDVPVEMEHLIEQLLEKRPEGRIPTALAVSHRLKAMEHALSVHSDEDASASADTDVFQIEQLEEEHEAQISDRPTIQLPNDLKAESERTHVTTDRPSSGGDTHFTRVEASKESGQSVVFWQTLGMLVALAFVATTIYFAVEQWRQPPTANSLYQKIMEQEDFDDKRWFLAVEREVKQFLELYPNDSRSSNVDEIKEMIEVDRLQRRLELQARRGKSSQSAVQQLYVAAVRRAETDLAGSTRDLQSILMLYQGKEKLSPEEQACLNLIKRRSAIQERELKQQREAQLALITRQMQHAKQIQKTNSDFARDIYQGIINLYAGESWAETQVAQARQALLSLR; from the coding sequence ATGGAAGATCCCAACCTCAACCGAAAACTTGGACCCTATCGGCTTCAACGCATTGTCGGTCGTGGGGGAATGGGAACGGTCTATGCAGCCCAGGAGCAAACGACCGGAGAACTCGCGGCGATCAAGGTGTTGTCCCCCGCCTTGGCCGGCGATGAGAGTTTTCGCGAACGGTTCGCCGCCGAAATTGAATCGCTGAAAAAGCTTCAGCATCCAAACATTGTTCGACTCACCGGTTTTGGCGAGCAAGATGGACATTTGTTCTACGTCATGGAGCTGGTGGAGGGGAACAGCCTTCAAGAAGAACTGCGACGAGGACGTCGATTCACTTGGCGTGAAGTAAGCCGAATTGCAATCGAGATCTGTGCTGCCCTGAAACACGCCCATGACCACGGCATCATCCATCGAGATCTCAAACCAGCTAATCTCCTCTTGACCACAGACGACCAAATCAAACTGTTTGATTTTGGGATCGCGAAGCTTTTTGGATCGAATCAATTGACAACTGGGAGCGTGATGGGCACCGCCGATTATATGGCTCCCGAACAAGGCGAAGGCAAGCCGGTCGGCCCGCGTACCGATCTGTATAGCCTAGGCTCCGTGATGTATGCCCTCTTGGTCGGCAAGCCGCCCTTCTCCGGACAATCGATTGCCGAAGTCGTCCACAAAGTTCGCTTTGATGCGCCCACGCCTGTCTGTCGCTTAATCAACGACGTTCCCGTCGAAATGGAACATTTGATCGAACAACTGTTGGAAAAACGGCCGGAAGGTCGAATTCCCACAGCGCTGGCGGTGTCCCATCGCCTGAAAGCAATGGAACATGCTCTCTCGGTACACAGCGACGAAGACGCAAGCGCCTCCGCCGACACAGATGTCTTTCAAATTGAGCAACTCGAAGAAGAACACGAAGCTCAGATTTCCGATCGTCCCACCATTCAACTCCCCAACGATCTCAAGGCGGAATCCGAACGGACTCACGTAACGACCGATCGGCCTTCGAGCGGAGGCGACACTCACTTCACGCGAGTTGAAGCATCTAAGGAAAGTGGCCAGTCCGTTGTTTTCTGGCAAACACTCGGAATGCTCGTCGCACTCGCATTTGTCGCTACCACCATCTATTTCGCGGTGGAACAATGGCGGCAACCACCGACCGCCAACAGTCTTTATCAAAAAATCATGGAACAGGAAGATTTTGACGACAAACGCTGGTTCTTGGCCGTTGAACGGGAGGTCAAACAGTTTCTCGAACTCTATCCAAACGACTCGCGCTCGAGCAACGTTGATGAAATCAAGGAGATGATCGAAGTCGACCGACTACAGCGCCGTCTGGAATTGCAAGCGAGACGCGGTAAATCCTCCCAATCAGCCGTTCAGCAGTTGTATGTTGCGGCCGTCCGACGGGCAGAAACCGATCTTGCCGGTTCAACCCGTGACTTGCAGTCGATTCTGATGCTTTACCAAGGTAAGGAGAAACTAAGTCCAGAAGAACAAGCTTGCTTAAATCTCATTAAACGCAGATCAGCAATTCAAGAACGTGAACTCAAACAACAACGTGAAGCCCAACTCGCCTTAATCACAAGGCAAATGCAGCACGCCAAGCAAATTCAAAAAACCAATTCAGATTTTGCAAGAGACATCTATCAGGGAATCATCAACCTGTATGCGGGCGAAAGTTGGGCGGAAACGCAGGTCGCTCAAGCGCGACAAGCTCTGTTATCATTACGCTGA
- a CDS encoding glycosyltransferase family 2 protein — translation MNVSLVIPIYNELENLDLLQAEIRAVMQRTKQSYEVIYVDDGSTDGSQDRLIEIANMDPHIRVVRFRRNYGQTAAMQAGMESACGDVIVTLDGDLQNDPRDIPAMLEKIDDGFDLIHGWRKNRQDAWLSRKLPSKLANRLISWSTGQQIHDLGCTLKAIRREIADELELYGQMHRFIPILAAERGARCLEMVTNHRARKHGKSKYGISRTLQVLLDLCTVRYMQDYFSNPMKLFGRFAVGCMLLGSAALASVVGMKFFQQVDMTGNPLLLMGVFLWLASVQLISLGLLGEVSARIYYNRQGNRPFAISRKVGFQDQLRKVA, via the coding sequence ATGAACGTCTCACTCGTGATCCCCATTTATAATGAACTCGAAAACCTCGACCTTTTACAGGCAGAAATCCGTGCGGTCATGCAGCGGACGAAACAATCGTATGAGGTCATTTATGTGGACGATGGTTCGACGGACGGCAGCCAAGATCGACTGATTGAGATCGCGAATATGGATCCTCACATTCGGGTCGTTCGATTTCGACGCAATTATGGGCAAACGGCTGCTATGCAAGCCGGCATGGAGTCTGCGTGTGGAGATGTCATTGTCACACTCGATGGTGACCTCCAGAATGATCCTCGCGATATTCCCGCCATGCTCGAAAAAATCGACGACGGATTTGATTTGATCCACGGCTGGCGAAAGAATCGGCAAGATGCATGGCTCAGTCGCAAGCTTCCATCGAAACTGGCAAACCGATTAATTTCTTGGTCGACCGGACAACAGATCCATGACCTGGGCTGCACGCTCAAAGCGATTCGGCGCGAGATCGCCGACGAACTAGAACTCTATGGACAGATGCATCGCTTCATTCCGATTCTGGCCGCTGAGCGAGGAGCTCGCTGCCTGGAAATGGTAACGAACCATCGAGCCCGAAAACATGGCAAGAGCAAATACGGCATCTCTCGCACACTGCAAGTTCTCTTGGATCTGTGCACCGTACGTTACATGCAGGATTATTTCTCGAATCCAATGAAACTTTTTGGTCGATTCGCGGTCGGCTGCATGCTGTTGGGGAGCGCCGCGCTGGCCAGCGTGGTTGGCATGAAGTTTTTCCAACAGGTTGACATGACGGGCAACCCACTCCTGTTGATGGGTGTCTTCTTGTGGCTGGCAAGCGTACAACTCATCAGTCTGGGATTACTGGGAGAAGTCAGCGCCCGAATTTACTATAACCGTCAGGGCAATCGGCCCTTTGCAATTTCACGCAAGGTCGGTTTTCAAGATCAACTGCGGAAAGTTGCTTGA
- a CDS encoding DUF1571 domain-containing protein yields the protein MAKFRGQAIASSLFAICALSSVTGAQTEEPNVGRVKSRTTFKLPTDDPTTASEHPLKTLVRQAEIAYRDMRREVRDYSCIMVRRERVDGRLGKHEFIYAKVRNRQIADGKVEVPFGVYLKFLKPKSIAGREVLYVEGQNDGKMFVRRGGTRFAFVTTRLDPNSELAMRENRYPITEFGIENLLLRLIQRARTQLAAGADCEVRYLDDVTVNGRTATGIVIKPNSSHDEMGFYEARVFVDNDWNIPVHYEAYAPPAEGSDRPRLLEQYTYTKLRLNVGYTDADFAEDNPNYQVK from the coding sequence ATGGCGAAATTCCGTGGGCAAGCAATCGCATCGAGTCTTTTTGCTATTTGTGCGCTCAGCAGCGTCACGGGCGCTCAGACTGAGGAGCCCAACGTTGGGAGGGTGAAATCTCGAACGACTTTTAAGCTGCCTACGGACGATCCGACCACCGCGAGCGAGCATCCCCTCAAAACTTTGGTGCGTCAGGCTGAAATTGCTTATCGCGACATGCGTCGTGAAGTGCGTGACTATTCGTGCATTATGGTTCGTCGTGAGCGAGTGGATGGGCGGCTTGGTAAGCATGAGTTCATCTATGCGAAGGTTCGCAACAGGCAAATCGCTGATGGAAAGGTAGAGGTTCCCTTTGGCGTGTACTTAAAGTTCCTCAAACCTAAGTCGATTGCGGGTCGCGAGGTGCTCTACGTCGAAGGTCAGAACGACGGGAAGATGTTTGTCCGGCGTGGAGGAACTCGATTTGCCTTTGTGACAACTCGGCTTGATCCGAATAGCGAGTTGGCGATGAGGGAAAATCGATATCCGATAACGGAATTTGGCATTGAGAATCTGCTCCTTCGTCTTATTCAAAGAGCACGCACTCAGTTGGCGGCCGGGGCAGATTGCGAGGTTCGGTATTTGGATGATGTCACAGTGAATGGTCGTACCGCAACCGGCATCGTCATTAAGCCGAATTCATCCCATGATGAGATGGGTTTTTACGAAGCTCGTGTATTCGTCGACAATGACTGGAACATTCCAGTTCATTACGAAGCGTATGCTCCGCCAGCGGAGGGTTCTGATCGACCTCGCTTGCTAGAACAGTACACCTACACGAAGCTGCGGCTCAATGTTGGCTATACCGATGCCGACTTTGCCGAAGATAATCCCAACTACCAAGTCAAATAA